One stretch of Siphonobacter curvatus DNA includes these proteins:
- a CDS encoding glutaminase family protein, which translates to MKKHLLLLAALAAGGWAQAQVGRAPAYPLLTHDPYFSVWSTTDELTASPTKHWTGADQPLLGVLTVDGVNYRFLGQEAKGYETILPTADEMAYSVQYTEKEPKSGWNTLNFSDSDWKTGKAPFSDDKNQAATLWKSEDLWTRRSFTLKQAPTSQVYLKIQHDDNIEVYLNGEKVYTHKGWITKVNYIPIQSKLKAGKNVLAIHVANTAGGAWLDAGLSSEMRSNEKTTMQAATQKSMDFTATQTKYSFTCGKVDLDVSFASPLLMNDLTLYARPVSYVTYRVKANDGAAHQVNFYFGVSSSLATNVPTQPVTATTASTNDYVALKTGTKEQAILKKSGDDLRIDWGYLYVAAPKQNQAVQTVSTLPALKAQRSMITEGKSLFLNTIVNLGSVNATPKEQFLTVAYDDIESIQYFGTNLKPWWKENGSTIEREITTAIKDYKSVMEKCNDFDRQVYADAKKAGGEEYAKLCVLGYRQAAAAHKLVKSPQGDILYLSKENFSNGCINTVDVTYPSAPLYLLYNPDLMKGMLNGIFYYSESGKWTKPFAAHDLGTYPLANAQVYGEDMPVEESGNMIILAAAIVKAEGKPDYARKHWKTLTTWADYLLKDGFDPANQLCTDDFAGHLARNANLSVKAIVGLGCYAMMAEQLGEKATAEKYRKSTEEMVQKWMQIADDGDHYALTFDKKGTWSQKYNLVWDKVLGLKLFPQSVYEKEIKYYLTKQNSYGLPLDSRKTYTKSDWIVWTATLTDNQADFDALVKPLLKYAHETSSRVPISDWHETTDGKKVGFQARSVVGGYFMKLLNDKMK; encoded by the coding sequence ATGAAAAAACACCTTTTACTGCTGGCCGCCCTGGCCGCGGGTGGCTGGGCTCAGGCCCAGGTAGGACGGGCTCCAGCGTACCCACTACTTACGCACGACCCGTATTTTAGTGTCTGGTCAACGACCGACGAACTGACGGCTTCACCCACGAAACACTGGACCGGTGCCGATCAACCCTTGTTGGGCGTTTTGACCGTAGATGGCGTCAATTATCGATTCCTGGGCCAAGAGGCGAAAGGCTACGAAACCATCCTGCCTACGGCGGATGAAATGGCGTACTCTGTTCAGTACACCGAAAAAGAACCCAAAAGCGGCTGGAATACGCTGAACTTTTCAGATAGCGACTGGAAGACGGGCAAAGCCCCCTTCAGCGATGACAAGAATCAGGCCGCTACGCTCTGGAAAAGCGAAGACCTCTGGACCCGCCGGAGCTTCACGCTCAAGCAGGCCCCTACGAGTCAGGTATACCTGAAAATTCAGCACGACGACAACATCGAAGTCTATCTGAACGGAGAAAAAGTATACACGCACAAGGGCTGGATTACCAAGGTCAACTACATTCCCATTCAGTCAAAACTGAAAGCGGGAAAGAACGTACTGGCCATTCACGTGGCTAACACGGCGGGTGGTGCCTGGCTGGACGCGGGCTTGTCGAGTGAAATGCGTTCGAATGAAAAAACGACGATGCAGGCGGCTACGCAGAAGAGCATGGATTTTACCGCTACGCAAACTAAGTATTCGTTTACGTGTGGTAAAGTAGATCTGGACGTATCCTTTGCTTCGCCGCTGTTAATGAACGACTTAACGCTGTACGCTCGTCCGGTTTCTTACGTGACGTACCGTGTAAAAGCCAACGATGGAGCCGCTCACCAGGTAAACTTCTACTTTGGCGTATCAAGCAGTCTGGCGACCAACGTACCCACGCAGCCCGTAACGGCGACAACGGCCTCAACCAACGATTACGTGGCCTTGAAAACCGGAACGAAAGAGCAGGCCATCCTGAAAAAGAGTGGCGATGACCTCCGCATTGACTGGGGCTATCTCTACGTGGCAGCTCCCAAGCAGAACCAGGCCGTTCAGACCGTAAGTACGCTGCCCGCCCTGAAAGCCCAGCGTTCGATGATCACGGAAGGTAAATCCCTATTTCTGAATACGATCGTCAATCTGGGATCGGTGAATGCTACACCTAAAGAGCAGTTTTTGACGGTGGCTTACGACGACATTGAGTCGATTCAATACTTCGGTACGAATCTGAAGCCCTGGTGGAAAGAAAACGGATCGACCATTGAGCGGGAAATTACTACGGCTATCAAGGATTATAAATCGGTGATGGAAAAGTGTAATGACTTCGATCGCCAGGTCTATGCCGATGCCAAAAAGGCGGGTGGAGAAGAATATGCCAAGCTGTGTGTACTGGGCTATCGTCAGGCGGCGGCGGCTCATAAGCTGGTGAAGAGTCCGCAGGGTGACATTCTGTATCTGTCGAAGGAAAACTTCAGTAATGGCTGTATCAATACCGTAGATGTTACGTATCCTTCGGCCCCGCTGTACCTGTTGTACAACCCCGACCTGATGAAAGGCATGCTCAATGGTATTTTCTATTACAGTGAAAGTGGTAAATGGACGAAGCCCTTTGCGGCCCACGATCTGGGTACGTACCCGCTGGCGAATGCACAGGTGTACGGCGAAGACATGCCCGTGGAAGAATCCGGCAACATGATCATTCTGGCGGCGGCGATTGTGAAAGCTGAAGGCAAACCCGATTACGCCCGCAAGCACTGGAAAACGCTGACGACCTGGGCTGATTACCTGCTGAAAGATGGCTTCGATCCAGCCAATCAACTCTGTACGGACGACTTCGCTGGTCACCTGGCCCGCAATGCCAACCTTTCGGTAAAGGCGATTGTCGGCTTAGGTTGCTACGCGATGATGGCCGAGCAACTGGGCGAAAAGGCCACCGCTGAAAAGTACCGCAAGAGTACCGAAGAGATGGTACAGAAGTGGATGCAGATTGCCGACGACGGCGATCACTACGCACTGACCTTCGATAAGAAAGGAACCTGGAGCCAGAAGTACAACCTGGTATGGGATAAGGTTCTGGGACTGAAACTGTTCCCGCAGTCGGTGTACGAAAAGGAAATCAAGTATTACCTGACGAAGCAGAATAGCTATGGCTTACCCCTCGACAGTCGCAAGACGTATACGAAATCCGACTGGATTGTATGGACGGCAACGCTAACGGACAATCAGGCTGATTTTGACGCTCTCGTCAAACCTCTTTTAAAGTACGCTCATGAAACCTCGTCTCGCGTACCCATCAGCGACTGGCACGAAACTACCGATGGTAAAAAGGTTGGTTTCCAGGCCCGGAGCGTAGTAGGGGGGTATTTTATGAAATTACTCAATGACAAAATGAAGTAA
- a CDS encoding glycoside hydrolase family 43 protein, with product MKKLLFFCLISLYTQAQTFTNPLLPSGADPWALYHKGYYYYMHTTGRSLKLWKTKTLPELKTAEGKVIWTPPATGPYSKDIWAPEIHFLDGKWYVYFTANDGNSGDNRRLYVLENSASDPLEGEWVMKGKLSDASDQWAIDGSVFEHKGKRYLIWSGWDHVSKTDEVQNIYMAALENPWTVSSERVLISTPTFDWERYWDNTTAGKPSRPVYVNEGPQFLRHGSKIFIVYSASGCWTNTYALGLLTAPSEADLLDPKSWKKSEKPVFQQSLEKHVYGTGHNSFFKSPNGKEDWLLYHANSGSDQGCGGKRSPRAQKITWNRAGMPVFGEPVAEGVPLPYPAGK from the coding sequence ATGAAAAAACTACTCTTCTTTTGTTTGATCTCCCTGTACACCCAGGCTCAAACTTTCACAAATCCGTTACTGCCCTCGGGAGCCGATCCCTGGGCCTTGTACCATAAAGGGTATTACTACTACATGCACACCACCGGGCGGTCGCTCAAGCTCTGGAAAACCAAGACCTTGCCCGAACTGAAAACAGCGGAAGGAAAAGTCATCTGGACTCCGCCCGCGACAGGTCCGTACTCGAAAGACATTTGGGCTCCCGAAATCCATTTTCTGGACGGAAAATGGTACGTCTATTTCACGGCGAATGATGGCAATAGCGGCGATAACCGACGCCTGTACGTACTCGAAAACAGTGCCTCCGATCCGCTGGAAGGCGAGTGGGTGATGAAAGGGAAACTCAGCGATGCGAGCGATCAATGGGCCATCGACGGATCGGTTTTTGAGCACAAAGGCAAGCGTTACCTGATCTGGTCGGGTTGGGATCACGTCAGTAAAACCGACGAAGTACAAAATATTTACATGGCCGCTCTTGAAAATCCCTGGACCGTATCCAGCGAACGGGTACTGATTTCAACGCCGACATTCGACTGGGAACGCTACTGGGACAATACGACGGCGGGGAAGCCCAGCCGGCCCGTATATGTTAATGAAGGACCGCAATTTCTCCGGCACGGCTCGAAGATTTTCATTGTGTACTCGGCCAGCGGTTGCTGGACGAACACCTACGCCCTGGGCTTATTAACGGCACCTAGCGAGGCGGATCTGCTGGATCCTAAAAGCTGGAAAAAGAGCGAAAAACCCGTCTTTCAACAATCGCTGGAAAAGCACGTGTACGGAACCGGTCATAACTCATTCTTTAAATCGCCCAACGGCAAAGAAGACTGGCTGTTGTACCACGCCAACTCCGGCTCGGATCAGGGTTGCGGAGGCAAGCGATCGCCGCGGGCTCAGAAAATTACCTGGAATCGGGCGGGAATGCCCGTCTTTGGTGAACCCGTTGCCGAAGGAGTACCGCTCCCGTATCCCGCTGGTAAATAG
- a CDS encoding S8 family peptidase, translating to MSDYQKNAKPDQEFTGRYLVMFPEGTDTQAALASLTETMGLKVAHSADFPDELVQDSDFEKNEAIYLDQIGVAVVNAVPDQLNRLSLAVADASQAVLIEPERVVYAINELTGEYLKGFRDAVDTLLERTQQTEKSNGEAFTAEQEVQATGVTWGLQAVRGVPSLLYRSYNGSGIKVAVLDTGMDLQHPDFVGRNIVTASFINGQTVQDGHGHGTHCIGTACGPLNPSDPNMPRYGLAYKATIYAGKVLSNEGYGGDAGILAGINWALANKCEVVSMSLGAGTQTQGYSQIFENVAANVLAKGTLIVAAAGNDSNRSNGVYNAVSHPANCPSILAVGAVDKTMKIANFSNRGKYAPYGNVDIVAPGVEVFSSTKMPTKYATWQGTSMATPHVAGIAAFYAQQSKANRGYALWKKLVSTAKPLSIPTTDAGAGLVQGPLSRLILKPWPLTLNEEALTD from the coding sequence ATGTCAGATTATCAAAAAAACGCAAAGCCGGACCAAGAGTTTACGGGTCGGTATCTGGTTATGTTTCCCGAAGGAACTGATACGCAGGCGGCCCTAGCGAGTTTAACCGAAACGATGGGACTGAAAGTAGCCCATTCAGCGGATTTTCCGGATGAACTTGTGCAGGACTCCGATTTTGAGAAAAACGAAGCGATTTACCTGGATCAGATTGGTGTAGCTGTGGTCAATGCCGTGCCCGATCAGTTGAATCGCCTGTCGCTAGCGGTTGCCGATGCCAGTCAGGCGGTACTGATTGAACCCGAGCGGGTCGTGTACGCCATCAACGAGTTGACCGGCGAATACCTCAAGGGATTCCGCGATGCCGTTGATACCTTACTGGAGCGTACCCAGCAAACGGAAAAATCCAACGGGGAAGCCTTTACGGCCGAACAGGAAGTACAGGCCACAGGAGTGACCTGGGGTTTGCAGGCCGTACGGGGCGTGCCGTCACTATTGTACCGTAGTTACAATGGGAGCGGAATCAAGGTAGCCGTACTTGATACGGGCATGGACTTGCAGCACCCCGATTTTGTGGGACGCAACATCGTGACGGCTTCGTTTATTAACGGACAAACCGTTCAGGATGGCCACGGCCACGGTACCCACTGCATTGGTACCGCCTGCGGACCACTCAACCCCTCAGACCCGAATATGCCCCGGTATGGTCTGGCGTACAAGGCCACCATTTACGCCGGAAAAGTGCTCAGCAATGAAGGGTACGGTGGCGATGCGGGTATTCTGGCGGGGATCAACTGGGCTTTGGCCAACAAATGCGAAGTCGTCAGTATGTCGCTGGGAGCAGGGACGCAGACGCAAGGGTACTCGCAGATCTTTGAAAACGTAGCGGCTAACGTACTCGCCAAAGGCACCTTGATTGTAGCGGCGGCGGGTAACGACAGCAACCGGAGCAATGGCGTGTACAATGCGGTGAGCCACCCGGCGAATTGTCCTTCAATTCTAGCGGTAGGAGCCGTGGATAAAACCATGAAAATTGCCAATTTCTCGAACCGGGGCAAGTACGCTCCGTACGGAAACGTGGATATCGTAGCTCCGGGCGTGGAGGTTTTCTCGTCTACCAAGATGCCGACGAAATACGCTACTTGGCAGGGTACGAGCATGGCAACACCCCACGTGGCGGGTATTGCGGCTTTCTATGCCCAGCAGAGCAAAGCGAATCGGGGCTATGCCTTGTGGAAGAAGCTGGTGAGTACGGCGAAACCACTATCCATTCCAACGACCGATGCCGGAGCTGGACTGGTACAGGGTCCGCTATCCCGCCTGATTCTGAAACCCTGGCCGCTGACGCTCAACGAAGAAGCATTGACCGACTAG
- a CDS encoding BamA/TamA family outer membrane protein: protein MFRSCNSPIRFLNYWQSFHRQVLVLAGLLVVGPALAQEEKRPSMVRRIFNKLIADSTAPGKPSFRLYPTLAYAPETSVEIGFSSMYLYQAKGDTLNRLSEITAFTFVTLQAQYGIWLDNAIYGDKDKWFLLGRVRFQRFPLLYYGNGPDTPGDHPAIVDAMYLIARQRLLRKVVPNFFVGPQVDVQHLYNADFQQPREGQAYPLPLGAEGSTNVGLGLGVVYDNRHNVLNVRKGLFTELGFLSYRKTWGSSENFFGITFDNRLYRPLNQRNVFAWQVYGSFMSGNVPFNLKSLLGGDMIMRGYYQGRYRDDQLLATQVEHRWLPFSFSRRIGGTVFASAGMVAPRLGELNFKLVRYTGGVGLRYLLFPKKDIFLRMDMGLTNEGPGFYIMTGEAF, encoded by the coding sequence ATGTTTCGTTCGTGTAACTCTCCGATTCGCTTTTTAAACTATTGGCAGTCGTTCCATAGGCAAGTACTGGTTTTGGCCGGATTGCTGGTAGTAGGCCCAGCCCTGGCCCAGGAAGAGAAACGCCCTTCGATGGTCCGGCGGATCTTTAACAAACTCATTGCGGATAGTACGGCTCCGGGGAAACCTAGCTTTCGGCTATATCCAACGCTGGCGTATGCTCCGGAAACCAGCGTAGAGATTGGGTTTTCGTCCATGTATCTGTATCAGGCCAAAGGCGATACGCTGAATCGGCTGAGTGAGATTACGGCCTTTACCTTCGTGACTCTACAGGCTCAGTATGGCATCTGGCTCGATAACGCGATTTACGGGGACAAGGATAAATGGTTTCTGCTGGGACGCGTGCGATTTCAGCGGTTTCCGCTTCTCTACTATGGCAACGGTCCGGATACACCCGGTGATCATCCGGCCATTGTGGACGCCATGTATCTGATTGCGAGGCAACGATTACTGCGAAAAGTGGTACCCAATTTTTTTGTTGGACCGCAGGTAGATGTTCAACATCTCTACAATGCTGATTTCCAGCAACCCCGTGAAGGACAGGCGTACCCCTTGCCGCTTGGTGCGGAAGGGTCAACCAATGTAGGTTTGGGCCTGGGGGTTGTTTACGATAACCGGCATAATGTACTGAACGTACGGAAGGGATTGTTTACGGAACTGGGTTTTCTTTCCTACCGAAAAACCTGGGGCAGTAGCGAGAACTTTTTTGGCATTACTTTCGATAACCGACTGTATCGACCCCTTAATCAACGAAACGTATTTGCCTGGCAGGTATACGGAAGCTTCATGTCGGGGAACGTGCCATTCAACTTAAAGTCACTGCTGGGTGGGGATATGATCATGCGGGGCTATTACCAGGGCCGCTACCGCGACGACCAGCTCCTGGCCACTCAGGTAGAACATCGCTGGTTGCCTTTTAGCTTTAGCCGACGTATTGGCGGAACCGTTTTTGCATCAGCGGGCATGGTAGCCCCTCGGCTGGGCGAACTCAACTTCAAACTCGTCCGCTATACGGGTGGCGTAGGACTGCGGTACTTACTTTTCCCGAAAAAGGATATTTTCCTGCGAATGGACATGGGTCTGACCAACGAAGGGCCCGGCTTTTACATCATGACGGGCGAGGCTTTCTAA
- a CDS encoding glycosyltransferase — protein MHHPSISIILLNYNTSQLTLHCVESIRNHTQWPNYEIVVVDNNSRYEDYLKLEPLRDIPNLTLVRSRINLGFSGGNMMGVQYADPETDYYYFLNNDCLLLNDVCTILATFMEQHPNAGIVGAQMFKPNRELRYSFGYFPSLGLKYLGHGFMKWYRPEQHPALKAYQEPLEVPFIMGSTLFIRATDFREVSGFDITHFLYVEEEDLARKMHAIGKVLYLVPEAEYIHLEGQSTAPCYEIIREYHISLFHYFRKHHSYPAVVLFQLFYAFKNGKKFYKHRNFSRLALFILKGCPMGESLRYRQKISIQ, from the coding sequence ATGCATCATCCGTCTATTTCCATTATTCTTTTAAATTATAATACCAGTCAGCTTACCCTCCATTGCGTTGAATCGATTCGAAACCATACCCAGTGGCCGAACTACGAAATTGTGGTGGTTGATAATAACTCACGGTATGAAGATTACTTGAAGCTGGAACCGCTGCGGGATATTCCGAATCTGACCCTGGTACGTAGCCGGATCAATCTGGGTTTTTCGGGGGGAAATATGATGGGTGTACAGTACGCGGATCCTGAAACCGACTATTACTATTTTTTAAATAATGATTGTCTGCTGCTGAATGATGTATGCACGATTCTGGCAACCTTCATGGAGCAACATCCCAACGCCGGTATCGTGGGAGCCCAGATGTTTAAGCCCAATCGGGAGCTGCGGTATTCCTTTGGGTATTTTCCTTCGTTGGGACTGAAATACCTCGGTCACGGCTTCATGAAATGGTATCGTCCCGAGCAGCACCCGGCCCTTAAAGCCTATCAGGAGCCGCTGGAAGTACCCTTCATTATGGGCAGTACGCTATTCATCCGAGCAACGGATTTTCGGGAAGTTAGTGGGTTTGACATTACTCATTTTCTCTACGTAGAAGAGGAGGATCTGGCCCGCAAAATGCACGCGATTGGCAAAGTGCTGTATCTGGTACCCGAGGCGGAGTACATTCACCTGGAAGGGCAGAGCACGGCTCCCTGCTACGAGATTATTCGGGAGTATCACATTTCACTGTTTCATTATTTCCGTAAGCACCATTCGTACCCGGCTGTCGTACTTTTTCAGTTGTTTTACGCCTTCAAAAACGGCAAGAAGTTTTATAAACACCGGAATTTTAGCCGACTGGCTTTGTTTATACTCAAAGGCTGCCCCATGGGGGAGAGCCTGCGGTACCGACAGAAGATCAGCATTCAATAA
- a CDS encoding DEAD/DEAH box helicase, with product MHFYEFNLHDDTLDAVDSMNFHQATPIQEMAIPKILKGSDLLACAQTGTGKTGAYLIPILDRVPDYPKGQISTLILVPTRELAQQIDEQVQGLGYYVDATSIAIYGGNKGPEWEQQKKALTQGADVIIATPGRLIAHLQLGYVKFDQLKTLILDEADRMLDMGFIGDIMNILKHLPAQRQTLLFSATMPPKIRDLARRIMHQPEEINLAVSKPAEGIDQQFYLAGDAQKVPLLIHLMQSVENPSMVLFTSRKSEVNVIVRALKKMKWDARGISSDSEQGERETILRDFKNRAFPILVATDVLSRGIDIDNLSHVVNFDVPRDPEDYVHRIGRTARAAAKGTAITFINDQDQHRVVRIERLLEKELEKRSITEGLGLGPAPLWDPKKDRGNKKKTTAPQTSSSAEKPKRFFNKKKKTGPAKTQG from the coding sequence TTGCATTTCTACGAATTTAATCTCCACGACGACACGCTCGATGCCGTGGATTCCATGAATTTTCACCAGGCTACTCCGATCCAGGAAATGGCCATTCCCAAAATATTGAAAGGTAGTGATCTACTGGCTTGTGCCCAAACAGGTACAGGTAAAACCGGAGCTTACCTGATTCCGATTCTTGACCGTGTACCGGACTATCCCAAAGGTCAAATCAGCACGCTGATTCTGGTTCCCACGCGGGAACTGGCCCAGCAAATAGATGAGCAAGTGCAGGGCCTCGGCTATTACGTAGATGCGACGAGTATTGCTATTTACGGAGGTAACAAAGGGCCCGAATGGGAGCAACAGAAAAAAGCCCTGACGCAGGGAGCCGACGTTATTATTGCTACGCCCGGACGTCTGATTGCTCACCTGCAACTGGGATACGTGAAGTTCGATCAGCTCAAAACGCTGATTCTGGACGAAGCGGACCGCATGCTGGATATGGGCTTTATCGGGGATATTATGAATATTCTCAAGCACCTGCCCGCCCAACGGCAAACGTTGCTGTTCTCGGCTACCATGCCACCCAAAATTCGCGATCTGGCCCGCCGGATTATGCATCAGCCCGAAGAAATTAATCTGGCTGTATCCAAGCCCGCTGAAGGGATTGATCAGCAGTTTTATCTAGCCGGGGATGCTCAAAAAGTGCCCTTGCTGATTCATCTGATGCAGTCGGTCGAGAACCCGAGTATGGTGCTTTTCACGTCTCGCAAGTCGGAAGTGAACGTCATTGTACGGGCTTTGAAGAAAATGAAGTGGGATGCCCGCGGCATTTCTTCCGATTCAGAGCAGGGCGAACGCGAAACCATTTTACGGGATTTCAAGAATCGGGCCTTCCCAATTCTGGTGGCTACGGATGTGCTTTCGCGGGGGATCGACATTGATAACCTGAGCCACGTAGTAAATTTTGACGTTCCCCGCGATCCCGAAGATTACGTACACCGCATCGGACGTACGGCTCGGGCCGCAGCTAAAGGTACGGCCATCACGTTCATCAACGATCAGGATCAGCATCGCGTCGTTCGCATTGAACGCTTACTGGAAAAAGAACTCGAAAAACGATCGATCACCGAAGGGCTAGGTCTTGGTCCTGCACCGCTCTGGGATCCTAAAAAAGATCGTGGTAATAAGAAGAAAACGACCGCTCCGCAAACGTCTTCTTCCGCCGAAAAGCCCAAACGTTTCTTCAACAAGAAAAAGAAAACAGGTCCGGCTAAAACGCAGGGTTAA